In Ovis canadensis isolate MfBH-ARS-UI-01 breed Bighorn chromosome 15, ARS-UI_OviCan_v2, whole genome shotgun sequence, the genomic stretch ATCACaatagaatttttaataaataaatcttttcttttttgtttttttttttgtaaagacaCTTTTTTGAAACAGTAGATTTAGCCCagtcatttgtgtcatttttaataaactgtcttttttttttgattgtttgttttccATAACTGTCAGTGTTTTAGATTTGAGTCTCTTGGACATTGTCTTTAGAGTTCATCCGGATCAATAACGGTTCATGCACTGAACTGTGTATTGAATTTATTGTGTTAACTGTTGTTGTGTGGTTGAAAGGAGATTTGTAAGAGTTATAGTGATTTAGGTGCTCATGCTCAATGGCAGGCATGGGCAGGTGGCTTTCCATGGGCGTGTCTCCTGTAATCTCATCATCCACATTAATAATTTCAACAGTCCTCGTTGGGGCATGATGGTTTTGCCGATGATGTTGCTTCCTCATCTTGTAGAAAATGACCAGCATCACTGCAGCCATGAGTGTGATGGCCACGAAACAGCCAATGATGATTTTGGTAGTCTTCATGACCTCATCAATTCCTGGGATCCCACTGTTTATATCAGTCACAGGGATGGTGAATGTCTTTTCTGTCGACCTTGTGCTCTGTGGCGTGAGGGAGGTGGTCACGTTAGTGGTCTCCCAGTCGATCACCGGAGTGGGACCCACATTGTTATCTGTGGTCCGTGCCTCATCCTGAGAAGGTTCCATAGTCTCTACCGTGACAGTTGAAAAGTAAGAGAAGGGAGTAGTGGTTGCTGCAGTAACATTCAGGGTGGCTGAAGCGGTGGTATTTCCCACAGAATTACTCACCATACATGTGTACATGCCTGTATCTTGCACGGTTACATTCGTGAAGTTTAACGTGCCATCGCTGAGCACAGCTATCCGCACTTTATATGCCCCATGAGTCATGACTGTTCCGTTTGGAGTAATCCAAGATACGGAAGTTAGGGACGTGGAGGCCCGACATTTCAGCTCAGCTGCCATGCCTTCAGTGACATTGAGGTCTGCTGGGGGCTCCACAATGACAGGAGCATAGCATGTGAAATAATTCTGGTCAAGCTCCCCAATGTACCTCCCTTTCAGATTGGGAGGGGTGTTACACCGGGCACAGCAAGCTGTATTGGAGGGGGCCATGTCTTTTAtccaccagctgagccacaggatgTCACAGTTACAGTTCCAGGGGTTGTGATGTAAGTGTATCCGCTCTAGATGATGCAAGGGTGTGAAGAGGTCATGAGGCAGTAATGTCAGATTGTTGTGTGCCAGGTTGATCTCCACCAGTGACTGAAGGTTATCAAAGGCATTCCGTTCAATCACTTGAATCTGGGACTGTATCATCCACAGTTTCTGAAGGTGCATCAACCCCTGGAAAGAGCCAGGCCTGATGGCAGACAGATGATTCCCAGAAAGATCCAGCTCATCTAGTTTTATGAGCGGCGTGAGGTTAGGGATTTCTCGGAGGTTGCACATGGCAAGGTTCAGATACCTCAAGTTAGACAGACCTTCAAAGGCACCTTCTGAGATGTATGAAAGCCTTTTCAATTCCCCTAAGTCTAGCCGGCGCAAAGAAGGGATTCTGTTAAA encodes the following:
- the LRRC4C gene encoding leucine-rich repeat-containing protein 4C, with the protein product MLNKMTLHPQQIMIGPRFNRALFDPLLVVLLALQLLVVAGLVRAQTCPSVCSCSNQFSKVICVRKNLRDVPDGISTNTRLLNLHENQIQIIKVNSFKHLRHLEILQLSRNHIRTIEIGAFNGLANLNTLELFDNRLTTIPNGAFVYLSKLKELWLRNNPIESIPSYAFNRIPSLRRLDLGELKRLSYISEGAFEGLSNLRYLNLAMCNLREIPNLTPLIKLDELDLSGNHLSAIRPGSFQGLMHLQKLWMIQSQIQVIERNAFDNLQSLVEINLAHNNLTLLPHDLFTPLHHLERIHLHHNPWNCNCDILWLSWWIKDMAPSNTACCARCNTPPNLKGRYIGELDQNYFTCYAPVIVEPPADLNVTEGMAAELKCRASTSLTSVSWITPNGTVMTHGAYKVRIAVLSDGTLNFTNVTVQDTGMYTCMVSNSVGNTTASATLNVTAATTTPFSYFSTVTVETMEPSQDEARTTDNNVGPTPVIDWETTNVTTSLTPQSTRSTEKTFTIPVTDINSGIPGIDEVMKTTKIIIGCFVAITLMAAVMLVIFYKMRKQHHRQNHHAPTRTVEIINVDDEITGDTPMESHLPMPAIEHEHLNHYNSYKSPFNHTTTVNTINSIHSSVHEPLLIRMNSKDNVQETQI